In a single window of the Bradyrhizobium sp. ORS 285 genome:
- a CDS encoding mandelate racemase/muconate lactonizing enzyme family protein: protein MTIRIVDVREVTKPISSPIRNAYIDFTKMTSSLVAVITNVERNGRPVVGYGFNSNGRYGQGGLIRERFRARLLEADPASLLDATRDNIDPDKAWAAMMSNEKPGGHGERSVAVGTLDMAIWDAVAKIADKPLFRLLAERHNRKADPRVFVYAAGGYYYPGKDLSALHREMRGYLERGYNVVKMKIGGAPIDEDRQRIEAVLEEIGPNNQLAVDANGRFDLETAIAYAKMLRDYPLFWYEEAGDPLDYHLQATLADFYPGPMATGENLFSHQDARNLIRYGGMRPDRDWLQFDCALSYGLCEYLRTLDVLKTYGWSSSRCIPHGGHQMSLNIAAGLGLGGNESYPDLFQPYGGFPDGVKVVDGHITMPDLPGIGFEGKSDLYAEMRALSA from the coding sequence ATGACCATCCGCATCGTCGACGTCCGCGAGGTGACGAAGCCGATCTCATCGCCGATCCGCAACGCCTATATCGACTTCACCAAGATGACGTCGAGCCTCGTCGCCGTCATCACCAATGTCGAGCGCAACGGCCGCCCCGTCGTCGGCTACGGCTTCAACTCCAACGGCCGCTACGGCCAGGGCGGGCTGATCCGCGAGCGTTTCCGCGCGCGCCTCCTGGAAGCCGATCCCGCATCGCTGCTCGATGCCACCAGGGACAACATCGATCCCGACAAGGCCTGGGCGGCGATGATGAGCAACGAGAAGCCCGGCGGCCATGGTGAACGCTCGGTCGCGGTCGGCACGCTGGACATGGCGATCTGGGATGCGGTGGCGAAGATCGCGGACAAGCCGCTGTTCCGCCTGCTCGCCGAGCGTCACAACCGCAAGGCCGATCCACGCGTCTTCGTCTACGCCGCCGGCGGCTACTATTATCCGGGCAAGGACCTCTCGGCGCTCCACCGCGAGATGCGCGGCTATCTCGAACGCGGCTACAACGTCGTCAAGATGAAGATCGGCGGCGCGCCGATCGACGAGGACCGCCAGCGCATCGAGGCCGTGCTGGAGGAGATCGGCCCGAACAATCAGCTCGCCGTCGACGCCAATGGCCGCTTCGACCTGGAGACCGCGATCGCCTACGCCAAGATGCTGCGCGACTATCCGCTGTTCTGGTACGAGGAAGCCGGCGATCCGCTCGATTATCATTTGCAGGCGACGCTCGCGGATTTCTATCCAGGCCCGATGGCGACCGGCGAGAACCTGTTCAGTCACCAGGATGCCCGCAACCTGATCCGCTATGGCGGCATGCGCCCGGACCGCGACTGGCTGCAGTTCGACTGCGCGCTGTCCTATGGCCTGTGCGAATATCTGCGCACGCTCGATGTGCTCAAGACCTACGGTTGGTCGTCGTCCCGCTGCATCCCGCATGGCGGCCACCAGATGTCCCTCAACATCGCCGCAGGCCTCGGCCTCGGCGGCAATGAGAGCTATCCGGATCTGTTCCAGCCCTACGGCGGCTTCCCCGACGGCGTGAAGGTGGTTGATGGCCACATCACCATGCCCGATCTCCCCGGCATCGGCTTCGAAGGCAAGTCCGACCTGTATGCGGAGATGCGCGCGCTCAGCGCTTGA
- a CDS encoding SDR family NAD(P)-dependent oxidoreductase, translating to MTAADHNRRSGGHAVVTGTSSGIGRAIAERLLAGGWRVTGIDRAMSAVSHEHFQGLQADLAESHALLAGLVEVGAVTALVHAAGYMRVGRLGELAPDNGEGMWRVHVGAAEALANALAPRMDEGGRIVLIGSRTANGAAGRSQYAATKAALTGLARSWAIELAPRRITVNVIAPAATDTPFLRDPSRAGTAPVLPPMGRFVDPTEVAALTAFLLSPEAAAITGQTITICAGASL from the coding sequence ATGACGGCAGCGGATCATAACAGACGTTCTGGTGGCCATGCGGTGGTGACCGGAACCAGCTCCGGCATCGGCCGCGCCATTGCAGAACGGCTGCTGGCAGGCGGGTGGCGCGTGACCGGCATCGACCGCGCGATGTCCGCCGTCTCACACGAGCACTTTCAAGGTCTGCAAGCTGATCTCGCCGAGTCGCACGCGCTGCTCGCGGGCCTGGTCGAGGTCGGCGCGGTGACCGCGCTGGTTCACGCCGCCGGCTACATGCGCGTCGGCCGGCTCGGCGAGCTCGCGCCCGACAACGGCGAGGGCATGTGGCGCGTCCATGTCGGCGCTGCCGAAGCCCTGGCCAATGCGCTGGCCCCTCGTATGGACGAAGGCGGACGCATCGTCCTGATCGGCAGCCGCACTGCCAATGGCGCCGCGGGACGCAGCCAATACGCGGCGACCAAAGCGGCACTGACAGGTCTCGCGCGATCCTGGGCGATCGAGCTGGCGCCGCGCCGCATCACCGTCAACGTCATCGCACCGGCTGCGACCGACACGCCGTTCCTGCGCGATCCCAGCCGCGCCGGCACCGCGCCGGTGCTGCCGCCGATGGGCCGCTTCGTCGATCCCACGGAAGTTGCAGCGCTCACCGCTTTCCTGCTGTCGCCCGAAGCGGCCGCCATCACCGGACAGACCATTACCATCTGCGCAGGCGCCTCGCTCTAA
- a CDS encoding ABC transporter substrate-binding protein has translation MVSRRSFLKSSAGAALLMSGAPSILMAADARKIRFGVGLKALNATIINCVIGEALGYNAQEGFSLDVQALGTNANVQVATDRGTVAIGVGVPSTALPLLAKGEWSGARMFYQYTYPYKWDIAVPPGSALKSYTNLKGKKIGVSDFGATEYPVTKNVLKALGLDPEKDVSFVAVGNGTPAGVALQRGVIDALAYFDTGFGQIEAAGIALTYLPRPTSIPMVGGQFLMAMPQTFEKDRELLIGFGRSVCKASQFLLANPAAGARAFLKLYPETAPRGASEDEAVKAVLQSISRRIKLYAPPYADTKMGAINEQEFRTEAVMNGLDIKDYAALYTNELIEKINNFDAVKIKAEAAAYKG, from the coding sequence ATGGTTTCGCGCAGGTCATTCCTGAAGAGCAGCGCCGGCGCGGCGCTGCTGATGAGCGGTGCGCCCTCGATCCTGATGGCCGCGGACGCGAGGAAGATTCGCTTCGGCGTCGGCCTCAAGGCGCTCAATGCCACCATCATCAATTGCGTGATCGGCGAGGCTCTCGGCTACAACGCGCAGGAGGGCTTCTCGCTCGATGTCCAGGCGCTCGGCACCAACGCCAACGTCCAGGTCGCGACCGATCGCGGCACGGTGGCGATCGGCGTCGGCGTGCCCTCGACGGCGCTGCCGCTGCTCGCCAAGGGCGAATGGAGCGGCGCGAGAATGTTCTATCAGTACACCTATCCGTACAAATGGGACATCGCCGTTCCGCCGGGCTCGGCGCTCAAGAGCTACACGAATCTCAAGGGCAAGAAGATCGGCGTCTCCGATTTCGGCGCCACCGAATATCCGGTGACCAAGAACGTGCTGAAGGCGCTCGGCCTCGATCCGGAGAAGGATGTGAGCTTCGTCGCGGTCGGCAACGGCACGCCGGCCGGCGTCGCCCTGCAGCGCGGCGTGATCGATGCGCTCGCCTATTTCGACACGGGCTTCGGCCAGATCGAAGCCGCCGGTATCGCGCTGACCTATCTGCCCCGTCCGACCTCGATCCCGATGGTCGGCGGCCAGTTCCTGATGGCGATGCCTCAGACGTTCGAGAAGGATCGCGAGCTGCTGATCGGCTTCGGCCGTTCGGTGTGCAAGGCCTCGCAGTTCCTGCTCGCCAACCCTGCCGCCGGCGCCAGGGCGTTCCTCAAGCTCTATCCCGAAACGGCGCCGCGTGGCGCCAGCGAGGACGAAGCGGTGAAAGCCGTGCTGCAATCGATCAGCCGCCGCATCAAGCTCTACGCGCCGCCTTATGCGGATACGAAGATGGGCGCGATCAACGAGCAGGAGTTCCGCACCGAGGCGGTGATGAACGGGCTGGACATCAAGGACTATGCTGCGCTCTACACCAATGAGCTGATCGAGAAGATCAACAATTTCGATGCGGTGAAGATCAAGGCCGAGGCGGCTGCGTACAAGGGATGA
- a CDS encoding ABC transporter permease, which yields MTDLANIAAPAMTQKSTKPSRRLNLGSSIAWIGLAVLILSWIAAVNLLNIPSYILPKPEAVVRALWSGLAVNPASPLGYYLPLWSTLSNAAMGCAIGVGLGLVIGSLMAEVEAIERLVMPYAFALQSLPKVAIAPLIVIWFGFGDGSKIAISALLSFFPVLINSFTGLRAVEPERIDLMRSLSASRFETYRIVKLPNAAPFIFAGLDMAVVYALLGAIVAEFLGAQRGMGVVITQAQAVSDVAGVFAALIILGLLGIVLHGIVRWCEAKVVHWGANRKK from the coding sequence ATGACTGATCTCGCCAACATCGCCGCGCCTGCCATGACCCAGAAATCGACAAAGCCCAGCCGCCGCCTCAATCTCGGCTCGTCGATCGCCTGGATCGGCCTGGCCGTGCTGATCCTGAGTTGGATCGCCGCCGTCAACCTGCTGAACATCCCGTCCTACATCCTGCCGAAGCCGGAAGCGGTCGTCCGCGCGCTGTGGTCCGGGCTTGCCGTCAATCCGGCCAGTCCGCTCGGCTATTATTTGCCGCTGTGGAGCACGCTCAGCAACGCCGCCATGGGGTGCGCCATCGGCGTCGGGCTCGGCCTCGTCATCGGCTCGCTGATGGCCGAGGTCGAGGCGATCGAGCGTCTCGTCATGCCCTATGCCTTCGCGCTGCAGAGCCTGCCCAAGGTGGCGATCGCGCCGCTGATCGTGATCTGGTTCGGCTTCGGTGACGGCTCGAAGATCGCAATCTCGGCGCTGCTGTCGTTCTTCCCGGTGCTGATCAACAGTTTTACCGGCCTGCGCGCGGTCGAACCGGAACGTATCGATCTGATGCGCTCGCTATCGGCCTCGCGCTTCGAGACCTATCGCATCGTCAAGCTGCCCAACGCCGCGCCCTTCATCTTCGCAGGCCTCGACATGGCCGTGGTGTACGCGCTGCTCGGCGCCATCGTTGCGGAATTCCTCGGCGCGCAGCGCGGCATGGGCGTGGTCATCACCCAGGCGCAGGCGGTGTCGGACGTGGCCGGCGTGTTCGCGGCCCTGATCATTCTAGGCCTGCTCGGAATCGTGTTGCATGGCATCGTGCGCTGGTGCGAGGCCAAGGTCGTGCACTGGGGCGCCAATCGAAAGAAATAA
- a CDS encoding ABC transporter ATP-binding protein gives MLMMDVEHAPQRAPASPEDVLIAIDQVSKTYVSASGAAVHALSRISLDIKPGEFVCVVGPSGCGKSTLLRLLAGLDGYSEGRLLLDGEKVAGPSRKVGVVFQAANLLPWMTVRDNVGLPLRVGGRHAPAGDRIERLLAVTGLGDFGDKYPYELSGGMQQRAGICRALARDPEILLMDEPFGALDALTRERLNLELQRIWQENRKTILLITHSISEAIFLADRVIVMSARPGRILADLPVPIQRPRTFDDIVLHPDYARLAKEVRGLLNAQEHGHD, from the coding sequence ATGCTGATGATGGATGTCGAACATGCGCCGCAGCGCGCTCCTGCCTCGCCAGAGGACGTGCTGATCGCGATCGACCAGGTGTCGAAGACCTACGTCTCGGCCTCGGGCGCAGCGGTGCATGCGCTGAGCCGCATCTCGCTCGACATCAAGCCGGGCGAGTTCGTCTGCGTCGTCGGTCCTTCCGGCTGCGGCAAGAGCACCTTGCTGCGCCTGCTCGCCGGGCTCGATGGCTACAGCGAGGGACGCCTGCTGCTCGACGGCGAAAAGGTCGCCGGTCCCTCGCGCAAGGTCGGCGTGGTGTTCCAGGCGGCCAATCTGTTGCCGTGGATGACGGTACGCGACAATGTCGGGTTGCCCTTGCGCGTCGGCGGCAGGCATGCGCCTGCCGGCGATCGCATCGAGCGCCTGCTCGCGGTGACCGGCCTCGGCGATTTTGGCGACAAATATCCCTATGAGCTGTCCGGCGGCATGCAGCAGCGCGCCGGCATCTGCCGCGCGCTGGCGCGCGACCCCGAGATCCTGCTGATGGACGAGCCGTTCGGCGCGCTCGATGCGTTGACGCGCGAGCGCCTGAACCTCGAGCTACAGCGGATCTGGCAGGAGAACCGCAAGACCATCCTGCTGATCACGCATTCGATCTCCGAAGCCATCTTCCTCGCCGACCGCGTCATCGTGATGTCGGCGCGCCCCGGCCGCATCCTGGCCGACCTCCCCGTTCCGATTCAACGGCCACGGACGTTCGACGACATCGTGCTCCATCCCGACTACGCGCGCCTCGCCAAGGAAGTTCGCGGGCTGCTGAACGCCCAGGAGCATGGCCATGACTGA
- a CDS encoding dihydrodipicolinate synthase family protein yields MSVMTNFKGIIPAIAVPFNADHSIDEAELTRYAAWLGRRRGIVGIMTNGHTGEVFSLTAKERAEVTRIVAKALTGICPTISSVVCEGIKDGIEHAMMAKEAGATALDIMPPHHWLRFGFKREHCLDYFNAIGEATKLPLIVHVYPAWTRASFSSELLAELARLDHVQAFKIGTREMNKYARDLKAIRAAAPHKALLTCHDEYLLASMVQGVDGALVGFASLIPDLIYDLYAAVNAGDLKLAMKLQAMIDPLKDAVYGAGEPTGEAHGRMKAAMQVAGVIRDATVRPPTHAPSAEEMAAIRAAVAAAGLTVQAAA; encoded by the coding sequence ATGAGCGTCATGACCAACTTCAAGGGGATCATCCCGGCGATCGCCGTCCCCTTCAACGCCGACCACTCGATCGACGAGGCAGAACTGACGCGCTATGCGGCCTGGCTCGGCAGGCGCCGCGGCATCGTCGGCATCATGACCAACGGCCACACCGGCGAGGTGTTCAGCCTCACCGCCAAGGAGCGCGCGGAGGTGACGCGCATCGTCGCCAAGGCGCTCACCGGCATCTGCCCGACCATCTCCTCCGTCGTCTGCGAAGGCATCAAGGACGGCATCGAGCACGCAATGATGGCCAAGGAGGCCGGCGCCACCGCGCTCGATATCATGCCGCCGCATCACTGGTTGCGCTTCGGCTTCAAGCGCGAGCACTGCCTCGACTACTTCAATGCGATCGGCGAGGCCACGAAGCTGCCGCTGATCGTCCACGTCTACCCGGCCTGGACCCGCGCCTCGTTCTCCTCGGAGCTGCTCGCCGAACTCGCCCGCCTCGATCACGTCCAGGCCTTCAAGATCGGCACCCGCGAGATGAACAAATATGCCCGCGACCTCAAGGCCATCCGGGCGGCGGCGCCGCACAAGGCGCTGCTGACCTGCCACGACGAATATCTGCTGGCCTCGATGGTGCAGGGCGTCGATGGCGCACTGGTCGGCTTCGCCTCCCTGATTCCGGACCTGATCTACGACCTGTACGCCGCGGTCAATGCCGGCGACCTCAAGCTCGCGATGAAGCTGCAGGCGATGATCGATCCGCTGAAGGACGCGGTGTATGGCGCGGGCGAGCCGACCGGCGAGGCGCATGGCCGCATGAAGGCCGCCATGCAGGTCGCGGGCGTGATCCGCGATGCCACGGTGCGTCCGCCGACGCATGCGCCGAGCGCCGAGGAGATGGCCGCGATCCGCGCCGCGGTCGCCGCGGCCGGCCTGACGGTGCAGGCTGCGGCCTGA
- a CDS encoding IclR family transcriptional regulator: MDEDNKAGKSVVQSLAKGFQVLNAFTSEEPELVLADVARRATLDKGTTFRLLNTLVMLGYVEKVGDSRRFRLTLKCLDLGFHAIARSELRDQARPILRSLVGEMNEAASLAVLDGSDIVYVERIQAGLVRLGVDVRIGSRAPVYSTAVGQALLALLPVETQVEVLEAQPRIKRTETTITDLDALLQRLRQVKAAGYALSNQENAPGLCVLAAPVVDRDGVPLAAISVAAPTMRISAEAFERMGVAPLLRAAAQLSRALEAMGGATATVSNR; this comes from the coding sequence GTGGACGAGGACAACAAGGCTGGCAAAAGCGTCGTGCAGTCGCTGGCCAAGGGCTTTCAGGTGCTCAACGCCTTCACCAGCGAAGAGCCCGAATTGGTGCTGGCCGACGTCGCGCGCCGCGCCACGCTCGACAAGGGCACGACATTCCGCCTGCTCAACACGCTCGTGATGCTCGGCTACGTCGAGAAGGTCGGCGACAGCAGGCGCTTCCGCCTGACGCTGAAATGCCTCGACCTCGGCTTCCATGCGATCGCGCGCTCCGAGCTGCGCGACCAGGCCCGCCCGATCCTGCGCAGCCTGGTCGGCGAGATGAACGAGGCCGCCTCGCTCGCCGTGCTCGACGGCAGCGACATCGTCTATGTCGAGCGCATCCAGGCCGGCCTCGTCCGGCTCGGCGTCGACGTCCGCATCGGCAGCCGCGCGCCGGTCTATTCCACCGCCGTCGGGCAAGCGCTGCTCGCCCTGCTCCCCGTGGAGACCCAGGTCGAGGTGCTCGAAGCGCAGCCGCGCATCAAGCGCACGGAGACCACGATCACCGATCTCGACGCGCTGTTGCAGCGCCTGCGCCAGGTGAAGGCTGCCGGATACGCGCTGTCCAACCAGGAAAATGCGCCCGGCCTGTGCGTGCTCGCCGCGCCCGTCGTCGATCGCGATGGCGTGCCGCTCGCCGCGATCAGCGTCGCCGCGCCGACCATGCGCATCTCGGCAGAGGCGTTCGAGCGGATGGGCGTCGCGCCGCTGCTGCGCGCGGCCGCGCAGCTGTCGCGCGCGCTCGAAGCCATGGGCGGCGCCACCGCCACCGTTTCCAACCGATGA
- the greA gene encoding transcription elongation factor GreA, which translates to MSVAFTKEESAETAAETMLPDRPVSPHPNLVTEAGLKALEDQLHQAQAAYEAAQAIEDVNERRREQALPLRDARYFSTRLRTAQVMPPPASTNTIAFGSTVTFERGDGRVQTYRIVGEDEADPKQGMISYVSPVAQRLMGKAVGDVVDVQGQEIEIVKIV; encoded by the coding sequence TTGAGCGTTGCATTCACCAAGGAAGAGAGCGCCGAGACGGCCGCCGAGACCATGCTGCCCGACCGCCCGGTCTCGCCGCATCCCAACCTGGTCACCGAAGCGGGGCTGAAGGCGCTCGAGGATCAGCTGCATCAGGCGCAGGCGGCCTATGAAGCGGCGCAGGCGATCGAGGACGTCAACGAGCGGCGGCGCGAGCAGGCGCTGCCGCTGCGCGACGCCCGCTACTTTTCGACGCGGCTGCGGACCGCGCAGGTGATGCCACCGCCCGCCTCCACCAACACCATCGCCTTCGGCAGCACGGTGACGTTCGAGCGCGGCGACGGCCGCGTGCAAACCTATCGCATCGTCGGCGAGGACGAGGCCGATCCGAAGCAGGGCATGATCTCCTACGTCTCGCCGGTCGCACAGCGCCTGATGGGCAAGGCGGTCGGCGACGTCGTCGACGTCCAGGGCCAGGAGATCGAGATCGTCAAGATTGTCTGA
- a CDS encoding metallophosphoesterase family protein: MRIGIISDTHGLLRPEAEQCLVGVDHIIHAGDIGRPEIIDRLRAIAPVTAIRGNIDTADWAKAYAETETVSLGGRTFHIVHDVHDLQIDPAASGIDVVISGHSHRAREETIGAVLYLNAGSAGPRRFKLPVTLATLDVGVGSLSPVIHDLSGH; the protein is encoded by the coding sequence ATGAGGATCGGGATCATCTCCGACACCCACGGCCTGCTGCGGCCGGAGGCGGAGCAATGTCTGGTCGGCGTCGATCACATCATCCACGCCGGCGATATCGGCCGGCCCGAGATCATTGACCGGCTGCGAGCCATTGCGCCGGTCACCGCGATCCGCGGCAACATCGATACCGCGGATTGGGCGAAGGCTTACGCCGAGACCGAGACCGTCAGCCTCGGCGGCCGCACCTTCCACATCGTCCACGATGTTCACGATCTGCAGATTGATCCCGCCGCTTCTGGCATCGACGTCGTGATATCGGGCCATTCGCATCGCGCTCGCGAGGAGACGATCGGCGCCGTGCTCTATTTGAATGCCGGCAGCGCGGGGCCGCGACGATTCAAGCTGCCGGTGACGCTGGCGACGCTGGATGTCGGCGTAGGCAGTCTGTCGCCGGTCATTCACGACCTCAGCGGTCACTGA
- a CDS encoding phosphocholine-specific phospholipase C, with translation MTTRRDFLAGATAAATFASIRQALAIPARRRTGTIQDVKHIVILMQENRSFDHYFGTLRGVRGFGDRFPIPLESGKPVWFQSDGTREIPPYHRDSTTSNALVGYGTPHSFGDSQAAWNQGKMGYWPKYKTPYAMGYFGRDDIPFQFALAEAFTICDAYHASITTGTDPNRIVFWSGSNFNPALRAQGINSTTSDAEPNNLRCWPNPHTWVAGQPQPQANYKYVGSDFNWDTLPDLLNKAGVSWHIYQDMNDNWTGAMHGCLAFSSFRHAQPNDPNYVHGLTGGPDYLDRLKADVMAGTLPQVSWILPTQANSEHPGGGSPTRAGNFTDQVLEALTANPEVWSQTVFFLTFDENDGFFDHLPAPAVPSYDINGKLMGKATLPLDGEYFSNTVGNVLTATDTISGNIRPWGLSARVPMYVVSPWSKGGWVNSQVFDHTSVGRFLEKRFGIKVEAISPWHRAVSGDLTSAFDFASPNDPRFPELPDQSNWQASDAHQKTLPAPVAPATPQPLYQESGVRYSRPLPYILHATARVDAASGKVKLLFANTGFAGAVFHVYDKQHLDLIPRRYTVEAGKMIDDEWSVGTDGLYDLWVLGPNGFHRHFKGNVRKINQAHAANPEIFVGYNIFEGGLHMQLRNDGQGRVNFAVTSNEIYGPLQAVTASVSAALEPMCPGFGPRPDVHPVGFGTVPGFRPAPDFDAPGFGFGAPTFFPGPSHGGPSTSWTVKVSAPGRHGELYWHLRKSGLWYDFVVTSDTDDSFYRRVAGHIETGRPSFSDPGMARADQF, from the coding sequence ATGACAACACGTCGCGACTTTCTCGCAGGCGCCACGGCGGCTGCCACCTTCGCCAGCATCCGTCAGGCATTGGCCATTCCGGCGCGGCGCCGGACCGGCACCATTCAGGACGTCAAGCACATCGTCATCCTGATGCAGGAGAACCGATCGTTCGACCATTACTTTGGCACTTTGCGCGGCGTGCGCGGCTTCGGCGACCGCTTCCCGATCCCGCTCGAGAGCGGCAAGCCGGTGTGGTTCCAGTCCGACGGCACCCGCGAGATCCCGCCCTATCACCGAGACTCAACCACCTCGAACGCGCTGGTCGGCTACGGCACGCCGCATTCGTTCGGCGACAGTCAGGCCGCCTGGAATCAGGGCAAGATGGGCTATTGGCCGAAGTACAAGACGCCCTACGCGATGGGCTATTTCGGCCGCGACGACATCCCGTTCCAGTTCGCGCTCGCCGAGGCGTTCACGATCTGCGACGCCTACCACGCCTCGATCACCACCGGCACCGATCCGAACCGCATCGTGTTCTGGTCCGGCTCCAACTTCAATCCGGCGCTGCGCGCGCAGGGCATCAACTCCACCACCAGCGATGCCGAGCCGAACAATCTGCGCTGCTGGCCGAACCCGCATACCTGGGTCGCCGGCCAGCCGCAGCCGCAGGCGAACTACAAGTATGTCGGCAGCGACTTCAACTGGGACACGCTGCCCGACCTCCTGAACAAGGCCGGCGTCAGCTGGCACATCTACCAGGACATGAACGACAACTGGACCGGCGCGATGCACGGTTGTCTCGCATTCTCCAGCTTCCGTCATGCGCAGCCGAACGATCCGAACTACGTCCACGGCCTGACCGGCGGTCCGGACTATCTCGACCGGCTGAAGGCCGACGTGATGGCCGGCACTTTGCCGCAGGTGTCGTGGATCCTGCCGACGCAGGCGAACTCGGAGCATCCCGGCGGCGGCAGCCCGACCCGCGCCGGCAATTTCACCGACCAGGTGCTGGAAGCGCTGACGGCCAATCCCGAGGTCTGGAGCCAGACCGTCTTCTTCCTCACCTTCGACGAGAACGACGGCTTCTTCGATCATCTGCCGGCCCCGGCCGTGCCGTCCTACGACATCAATGGCAAGCTGATGGGCAAGGCGACGTTGCCGCTCGACGGCGAGTATTTCTCCAACACCGTCGGCAACGTGCTGACCGCGACGGACACGATCAGCGGCAACATCCGTCCGTGGGGCCTGTCGGCGCGCGTGCCGATGTATGTGGTGTCGCCGTGGAGCAAGGGCGGCTGGGTCAACTCGCAGGTGTTCGACCACACCTCGGTCGGCCGCTTCCTGGAGAAGCGTTTCGGCATCAAGGTCGAGGCGATCAGCCCGTGGCATCGCGCCGTCTCCGGCGACCTGACCTCGGCGTTCGACTTCGCCAGCCCGAACGATCCGCGCTTCCCCGAACTGCCCGACCAGAGCAACTGGCAGGCCTCGGATGCGCACCAGAAAACCTTGCCCGCTCCGGTCGCGCCGGCGACGCCGCAGCCGCTGTACCAGGAGAGCGGCGTGCGCTATTCGCGCCCGCTGCCCTACATCCTGCACGCCACCGCGAGGGTCGATGCGGCCAGCGGCAAGGTGAAGCTGCTGTTCGCCAACACCGGCTTCGCCGGCGCCGTGTTCCACGTCTACGACAAGCAGCACCTCGATCTCATTCCGCGCCGCTACACCGTGGAGGCCGGCAAGATGATCGATGACGAATGGAGCGTCGGCACTGACGGGCTCTATGATCTCTGGGTGCTCGGCCCGAACGGCTTCCATCGCCACTTCAAGGGCAACGTCCGCAAGATCAACCAGGCGCATGCGGCCAATCCCGAGATCTTCGTCGGCTACAACATCTTCGAGGGCGGCCTGCACATGCAGCTGCGCAACGACGGCCAGGGTCGCGTGAACTTTGCGGTGACGTCCAACGAGATCTATGGACCGCTGCAGGCCGTCACCGCGTCGGTGTCGGCCGCGCTGGAGCCGATGTGCCCGGGCTTCGGTCCGCGGCCCGACGTGCATCCGGTCGGCTTCGGCACCGTGCCCGGCTTCCGTCCGGCGCCCGACTTCGATGCCCCCGGCTTCGGCTTCGGCGCGCCGACCTTCTTCCCCGGCCCGAGCCATGGCGGCCCGTCGACGTCGTGGACCGTCAAGGTCTCCGCGCCTGGCCGCCACGGCGAGCTCTACTGGCATCTGCGCAAGTCGGGCCTGTGGTACGACTTCGTCGTCACCAGCGACACCGACGACAGCTTCTATCGCCGCGTCGCCGGCCACATCGAGACCGGCCGTCCGTCGTTCAGCGATCCCGGCATGGCCCGCGCCGATCAGTTCTGA
- a CDS encoding MurR/RpiR family transcriptional regulator, with the protein MTGSTFSSGPAATGILSRVRELQNELPPKARQIAELVVARPEPFIHMSITEVAEACGVSEGTIVSFCRRVGVRGFQELKIMLARDLIEPIRLIQEDLHRGDDPATVTDHIFAAHAASLQETRRLLSMDALAQATRLLREARRIEIYGIGSSAPVAQDLSYRLLQLGLAANAIVDSHVQAVSAGMTGPEVATVTVSHSGSTVETVLATRLAQAAGARTIGITRLGKSPLAAHCEVLLYTVANETRYRPEAMSSRVAQLAIIDTLVSCCALTDTERSVEKLQHAARILSEKRY; encoded by the coding sequence GTGACGGGTTCCACCTTCAGCTCCGGGCCGGCTGCGACCGGCATCCTGTCTCGCGTGCGGGAGCTGCAGAACGAGCTGCCGCCCAAGGCGCGGCAGATTGCGGAGCTGGTGGTCGCGCGGCCGGAGCCGTTCATCCACATGTCGATCACCGAGGTGGCGGAGGCCTGCGGGGTCAGCGAGGGGACGATCGTGTCGTTCTGCCGGCGGGTGGGCGTGCGCGGCTTCCAGGAGCTCAAGATCATGCTGGCGCGCGACCTGATCGAGCCGATCCGGCTGATCCAGGAGGATCTGCATCGCGGCGACGATCCTGCGACGGTCACGGACCACATCTTCGCCGCCCATGCCGCCTCGCTCCAGGAGACGCGGCGGCTGTTGTCGATGGACGCGCTGGCGCAGGCGACCAGGCTGCTGCGCGAGGCGCGGCGGATCGAGATCTACGGCATCGGCAGCTCGGCGCCGGTCGCGCAGGATCTGTCCTATCGGCTGCTGCAGCTCGGGCTCGCGGCCAATGCCATCGTCGACTCCCACGTCCAGGCCGTCAGCGCCGGGATGACCGGCCCTGAGGTCGCGACCGTCACCGTGTCGCATTCCGGCAGCACGGTCGAGACGGTGCTCGCGACCAGGCTGGCGCAGGCGGCGGGCGCGCGGACCATCGGCATCACCCGGCTCGGGAAGTCGCCGCTGGCGGCGCATTGCGAGGTGCTGCTCTACACCGTCGCCAACGAGACGCGCTATCGCCCGGAGGCGATGAGCAGCCGCGTCGCGCAGCTCGCGATCATCGACACCTTGGTCAGCTGCTGCGCGCTGACCGACACCGAGCGCTCGGTCGAGAAGCTGCAGCACGCGGCCCGCATCCTCTCGGAGAAGCGCTACTGA